aaccctaaaccctgaaccctaaaccctgaaccctaaaccctaaaccctaaaccctgaaccctaaaccctaaaccctaaaccctgaaccctaaaccctgaaccctaaaccctaaaccctaaaccctgaaccctaaaccctgaaccctaaaccctgaaccctaaaccctgaaccctaaaccctgaaccctaaaccctaaaccctaaaccctaaaccctaaaccctaaaccctaaaccctaaaccctaaaccctgaaccctaaaccctgaaccctaaaccctgaaccctaaaccctgaaccctaaaacctgaaccctaaaccctaaaccctaaaccctaaaccctaaaccctaaaccaaAACCCTAAAACCAAAACCCTAAAACCAAAACCTTAAAACCAAAACCTTAAAACCAAAACCTTAAAACCAAAaccattaatatatttatttaaaaaaacctCTTATTTATACGAtcctatattttaattaaattccAATTTCCCCGATAAAacagtaataaaaattttatatatgaagtCATAATCAAATTCATTTTGAGTAATTGTCTATGCTATAATATGGACAGATGAatacacatatttataatattaatgaaataaatatgtatataatttaatataagaTTATAAATTGAGatacacaaaatataaatcgaAATTCGACATATCGATGTtatttataacaaaataaagatttATGAAAGCATTTTTTACGATGtctaaaaaaacatatgtcaataaaaaataatactataaaaaattatttcttttccaaaaaaaattcacttttttttatttcattattttatattgttgttaaaattttaatttgtattaataGAAATTGTTTTGCATACTTTTACTTATTTGCCATCAATTTATAAGATTTATGGTtggcatatattatattttaaaacagtTAAAATGGAATTGccatgatatatataatttaatataccCCTGATCACTAAATAGTGAATACTTAAAGAACTGAAACCCGATTAATCATGTAGAGAATACAGACGCGTCACTAAATTCTATATtctatatgtattattaatatacaataatattttaaaaaataattatgtataaaaatcgGATAAGTGTatgacataaaaaaataaataaacaactaaataacaaataaataaaatttttaaattatttatattttttaagtaaatagtagttttttatactttattggaaaaaattgttttctttatttttaattatatttatactatttttcgagttaatttttaattaaaaaaaaatactatatattttttaatattttgtttgtaaagttcaaaatgaataaattttatattcaaatcgttttatttattttaagcatttttatatatgcaaataatGAAGCCCTTGCAGCTGATGCCGCTCAAATAAAATCTGCGCAACCCAAATTCAAAAAACGTTATCCTACGTAAGAAAAtacaacaatatatatattacatatttcattatgataatattaaatacatgcatatacaaCAATGTCATATACAAATACaatacatttatttctgtacacattaaaaatatgttcatttttatcaatgaTAGTTCAagagaaatatatgaaaacaaCAAGCACTTATTATGTACAAATCCCGAAGAAACAATAGAAGCGGAAAAACTTATGAAAGAAGTTGTAAAACATTTAGAATACCATGCAACAAGTAAAGATGGTTATAGATTACATCAATACGACTCTTATAGTGGTGtagatttttatataaaaaagcatAACGATACAaatgttgaaaaaatacaatataaaGTTTATAGCAGCAATAAGGTAACGAATAACGAACAATATAAGTTTTATAAACCAAattaaattcaaaaattgttataacttatatatatttatctgtGTTTCCATTAGTATAATAAAGTAATAAGCGAGATATGGGATCCCGATAGTAACACTTTCCTCGATAATGGCTCTGATAAAGGTATACATAATTAGTCAAATTaacatattattgttaCCATTTATTCGAAAATTCCCGATCTATTATTTCCATTGTTATATGATGCTATTTATTGTTTCCCATATTTCAAACTCatgatattttaatttcatctatgcaattttataatattgttttttagtAAAAATTGAACGTGTGTACAATCCAAATTTAGTATTGATACAACAACGTTACAAAAATGGGCCGCTGAGCCGtgagaaatatttttatgctttAGTCAAAAAAGTTCAAGTAAGGAAACCTTTCCTCTTCTGTTTCATTATAAATAGTATTTCTCATATTATAACATGCAATTTATTCAAATAcacttttattaattttgtagaTATCGCATGACACAACTATAATTGCCATGGTTTCACCAAATGTAAATGATCACCACCCTTccaatataaaatataaaaacccAATAATAGAAAATGCAAATTCATTCAAAATTGATATTGATTCTGAAGATTATATTAGAAGAggaaaactaaaaaaaacgtTTGTTAACATAGCTGGATACTACATTCAAAAATGCTGCACTCATGTTGATGTCACCTATGTCGAATCTGTAagcaatatataaatttaatagcTTATTCCAAcaattgttaaaaaaatagtgttttaaataaatgtgcatatttataatatatactataatttgcaaaaattttaatgctttatatattcatccatttatgtttttttcgtaGATTACTGGGCGTTCTTTcttttaacaaaaatagaTTATTGGAAAAACTTGGGATTATTTTTCcttcatatataaacatgtatttcatataaatattttagcATCATAATATTAGAAGATTTGTGTTAATAATACGATTTATTTgcattataataatgtgTTGTGTATACAAATTGATTATGTCGTTTAATATTAGGATGCAtctatatgtattaattCATGAAAACTACAAATGTaagtattataatttatgaaaatatttatttatggcttatttttatattattatgataactcattttttatactcaAAATCGATAAGTTGTTTTGTCTTTTACTATTTCTGTGATTTTAACTGTTCttgtaaaacaaataattttcattaggaattctatattttattaattctaTCATAGATAATACTATTTTAAGTTAAAGGCTATTCAGTAAACACTgatattttaatacatgataatatggaataataaaaagacatCTAACATGAATTTAGTTATTAACGTTTTCTTCAATCATTCGGTTTTTTAGATACAAAAACACATATACCAAATTATGTctttaacaaatatatatccttGATGCCTTTACGATGCATTGTTATATGccatttatttgttatttattcaataagacgaatatatatagaaaacaTTTGTATGTAGCATATAGGATATATGAGGTTATTCTTTAcattttaacaaaatagtagcattttttcaataataaataattcattatataataaatttatttttttaaaaggttttatatattattaactactattattcataaaattttggaaaaaacaataatcaGGCATTAATAATACTTTAAAATGACATCTTTATATAGATTACGAAAATAACAAATGATAATGTTATATTCAActattacataaaaatacacattctatttatttattgaacataataatttataaaaacaactgatttacttatttattattgttatatatttatatgtacttttaaatatagaacCATGAATATTTCAGCTTTAGTTATTTTACAACAAATGTAAgacattaattaaatttataattccAAAAAATCGTTTgttcttttataaacaaaaaaaatcaacaaaaaaaatcagcaaaaaaaataaattaataaatgatataggATTATCCTGCAAATggttgtatatatttaataattccaTTTTCTCATCAACCCAACAACTTACTTATCTCCATTACTTTCTTCATTTATCATCGGGTTCAAGATGTGCTGAGAGAGgatattgttttaaatgCTCTTTCAGatgaaattataataaattactTACTTATAATTCCATTCTACATCAGTTTctcatattaaatattttaattatttaaatcaaCGTCTTTTCTATAACCAAATCGATACTTTGGGATCATCTGTCTATATCTATTTCGATATTTGTTCGATTATCCCATAAGCTATTAACCTCAAattaacaataaaatacaaaacgTACATAATGTAGTTCAATACATTTACCATTAAGTTATATTAATACGAAAcccaattattataatttttcctatacatatttaaaacaattcTTTAAACTAATAAAAGttatcaaattattaaaaagtatgcaaaattatatgtaatGTGGTACTTAATCATAACCCATATATGGGTTCCATAAATACAACTTTAACCCTGATCCACTACataaaatcatataaaaattatacaaaaaacaTGCAAAATTATGCAGGAGTGCAATAATTTACACATATagctttatattttattgattatattatttaaatattcttataGACCTCAAATTAGGTTCCAAAGTTATTTATCTCCAATAGACAGTTTCTTAACACATATCAATCATTATTACTGTTCCTGGAATAATCATTACTCTTCGAATTATATGTTAAGATTCgttttcttctttatttttttagccTTTTTCctaaatattgtttttgaGATCGTTTACCAAatccaaataatgaatactaatataaaaatggtaatcgtatatacattttttgataatcgCATATAAGGGATCACGAAAGTaagttttaaatattatatttttaaattccttattatttaccTTATAAGCAATTCTCAAGAAAAATGGTATTGTAAATGTCAATAAAACTGGAATTAACTTGATTGTTATCGACGAACTTGATGATGCAAATTCAGAACCTTTTTCAGAGCCTTTTACACTATATTGTATTTGTTCTATCGTTGGAAGGGATGAACTAtctttacatttattttttaaattatcataatcgttaaataaaatagtcaatatttttctatatgaTTGATTTCCAATAACGCTAGGATCTTCATTAAattgattatatttttcaacaaATTCTTTAGCATCTTCCGAGCATTTTGCGcaactattattttttgcatcgaatttattatacatattacaTAATGATTTCAATGGAGCATAAAAATTAGATATACCATTAATATCCATATTCATCAAATCTtggtttttatttataaaatccatgtaaatattataagcTTCAACATCAaccattttttgaatatcaCTCTCTTTGtcctttatatatttattatgaaaatcaTTTAGATTTCTGATCCCGTCGTATGACATtagatttattttataacataACCACAAAATAGCGTATTCAGAAAGTTTATTATCTTCTAAAATATCGTCAACAACcgatttaaaatatgtaagcaattttataatagcAAAGTTAACATTTTGGATGTTACTATCACATTCTCCATTAGTCTTCATCCCCTCGTTAGGGCAATAATCGTTAAATGTcgtatcatttttaatttgtacATTTGAACCATTCAGTTTCACAATAATACCATTATCGATCCCAATAATTAATCCACACTacgaatatattttacgaattaaagaaaagaatATGTTGATGTAAATTTtactaaaattaaaattaatataatttataggctattcaatatatgaattttatGCGAAGagcatattttgtttaaaaaaattatgtaccAATTTCTTAGAcattataatgaaattcTGTTAAATTTAGATATTATGCGGGGTGatatgattatatatattgcataAAATGTATGTTATATTTACTTAAGCTCTTTGCATAGAAATTATCTTTAGTTAAACACAGTGTACTTATTTTATGGAAATTAGCTAAATTATCTTAAATAGATGGTTGCTTAATACACTTTTACCATATCTATATATGATacattttatacaaaaaatgctattattactataatcattaaaggaatataaatatatatttaataaaataggttaaatatttatatacttgtttctaatattatataatatagttttttctataattaTAGCATTAGCAAGTTACATGCTTCATTTTCTATGGaaattacataaatttatattatttttatttaatatagataaattcataattcattttaatgtgttcaataaatttatatttattcctATGTACATCAATTTAGAAATATGCCTTATTGggttattttataatatattttgagcATCTTTTCTAcggtttaaaaaaacaattagcACTCAACCATGAGCAATTTATAAGTTTAAATAAGTCTTcaaattcatattatttttaaaataatacataataaacattaatatttaacaCATAAATAACTATTGAtgcaaattttaaaatataatagaaaattATGTGAAATTAGGTTGCTATATTGCACTTTAAgaggaaaaatatatgatatatttgcTCTTTTAACACATTAATTTAGATGAATACTCTCTAAATATTCTGAATTGCTCATTTTATCTTATATATTCTGTTATTATAGTTATCAATGTATATgcattcaaataatttattaaaattatatgataaataatgccattttaaattaaaaaaaatgattatttacaaatactgataatatggaataataaaaagacatTTAACATTAATTGATAATTTAACcatttcttcatttatccaggtttttataatataaaacttCATATCCTCAACTGTAtctttaacaaaatatgtaacGTTGATACCTTTATAATGCACTATTGTATATCATTGACTTATTATTCATtcaataaaacataattttatatatctctgttagaaaatatcattatatttttatataattttttactgaatatgcataaaaaacTATTCTATATTGAAATGTATGATATAGATTTAGTGGGCAATTgctaatatttataaaaaatttattatgaattttttcaataataaattattttataaataaatatatgttaatCATTCATTATGTTgtaatgttttatttttaaaattatataaatatatttaaaattgaaaattaaCTGAGTCATTCTAGCAACATCATATTTATCCAgatcataatattatataatttcgtattataattatataaatatgttttttaaattatacttATGATTTTAGTTAcgcataataatagtaataaacgaatttacatatttatcattttaataCTTATATTGAGTTTTAAAATCGTGTTCATAGAATCTGAGCCCCAAATAAAAgctattaataattttatcatataaataatcgttttttcttttataaagaaaaaaatcgccaaaaaataaaataataattgccatataattttctacaTGCTTAATAATTACATTTTCCCATAAACTCAACAGCTCCTTTCTTATCTTCATTACTTTCTTCATTTATCATCCGGTTCAGGTGGCAACGAGCAAGGGAATCGTTTTAACTGTCATTTTggtttaaattataataaattattttttttattcccaTTTTCTCCCTCAGTTTCTCatgttaaatattataataatttaaatcaaCGTCTCTTCTATAACTATATCGATACTTTGGATTCATCTTTCTATATCGATTCCAATATTTGATCAATTGATCCATAAACAATTAATCACAaattagaaataaaatacaaaagaCATAGTTCAACACAATATCATtaagttatataaataagaaatggaaatcatatattttgtcaAAATGTATTACTTTATTCGGTCCTTTTCATAGTCATCTTCATCCTCATTTGTTCTCTTACATATTTAGACTTAATATAAATCTTAACAAGTCCAACATATcctatacatattttaataatttgtttcctatatatatttaaaacaattccttaaactaataaatattatcaaattattaaaaactataaaaaaataaatgcgatataatatttaactCTAACCCACATGTGGGTTCCACAAACATAACCTTAACCATGATTCACAACATAAAAACtatacaaaaatacaataaatatacacatataatattatattttattgattgtattatttaaatattcgtATAAACCCCAAATCATGATCAAAAATTACTTTTTCCAAATAGAAACTTTCTTAACATATatcaattattattactattccTGGAATAATCATTCTTTTCGAAccatatataatgattcattttcttctttatttttttagccTTTCTCTTAAATGTTTCCTTTGGACTCGTTTATGAAatccaaataatgaattctaatataaaaatggtaaacgtatttatattttttgataatcccatataatgaatcacgaacataattttaaattccttattatttaccTTATAAGCAATTCCCAAGAAAAATGGTATTGAAAATGTCAATAAAACTGGAATTAGTTTTCTTGGTATCGATGAACTTGGTGGTGCTTTTATCTCTGAAAGAGTTGGAACATCGTTACAAGAACTACAATTTTTAGCACaaccatttttaaaactatTATAATCATTAAATAAAGCATACAATATTTGgctatataaattattttcagtAATCCTATTATCGTCATTAAGtttattaaattcattAGCAAAATCTTGAGCATCTCGTGAACAACTTGtgtatttttcttttttttcatcacaTTCAGTATACAATTTACATAATGCTTTTAATGCTTCATAAAGTCTAGACATTTCTTTAATATCAATAGGCAtcgaatatatttttttatttataatatctttACAACTATTATAAGCTTCACCAGACATTTTCTCAATATCCTTCTTATTatcctttatatatacatcatAAATATCTTTTAGATTACTGACTCCATTTTGTGagtttttatttagttTATGGCATAACCATAAAACAGCGTATTGAGCAagtttatcattttctaaattattGTCATTACAACTCTTAAAATGATTTAGCaatgttataaaataagaGCTAATTATTGCTTCATAAGAATAACATGTGCCTTCCTCATCCTTGGCAGTACAATACTTACTCtgtattttatcaaattcaATCATTGCAATTAAATTATCCACCTTCACGGTAATCTTTCTATCTAACCGGTTAATTACTTTACactatgaaaatattataaaaattaataaaaaatatattaatatatatatgttactAAAATGAAGATTAATGAATTTATAGACGATCTAACATATAAATCACATGAGAAgagcatattttatttaaaaaaattatataccaGGTTATCCATTGTAATGAAATTATGTTATAATTTGGAGATTATGTGGGATgacaatatttatatatattgtatgaaatatatgttgTATTTAGTTAAACTCTTTACAGATCAATTATCTTTCGTTAACCATATTATTCTTAATTTTAacttcatataaaataataatacagtAATATTACTAAAATCATATTATACTCATTTTATGATAATTAACTAAATTACCTTAAATAGATAGTTGCTTAATATACTTTTgtcatatgtatatgtaatgcattttatacaaaaaatgctattattattataatccTTAAGGGCATATAAATAGTTATTTAATaagatatatttgtttcttataacatataatatagatttttctaaatttatagtattttcaaattaagTTACATGGTCCATTTTCTATTCaaattacataaatttatattatttttaatgaataGAAATAGATTCATAATCCATTTTAATGTGTTCAAtaactttattattaatactaCGCACATCAATTTAGAAATATACCTTATTGggttattttataatatattttgagcATCTTTTATACGGTTTGAAACAACATTTAGCACTGAGACCATATTTATTGAGTTATTTATAAGCTTAAATAAGTTTTTAAATGCcgattatttttaaaataatacatagtaaatattaaacatataacataaatatgtgttgatgcaaattttaaaatataatagaaaaCTATGTGCAATTAGGTTGCTATATTGCACTTGAAgaggaaaaatatatgatatattttctcttttaatatataaatatttgctAAATGATCTTTATTGCTCATTATATCTCATATATTCTATTGTTATAGTTATCAATGTATATgcattcaaataatttattagaattatatgataaataatgctattttaaattaaaaaaaatgattatttacAAACACTGATAATatggaataataaaaagacatTTAACATTAATTGAGACTTTAACCCGTTCTTCATTTATCCaggtttttataatataaaaatacatatccCCAACTGTAtctttaacaaaatatgtaacGTTGATACATTTATAATGCACTATTGTATATCATTGACTTATTATTCATtcaataaaacataaaattatatatctcTGTTAGAAAATaccattatatttttatataattttctactgaatatttatagaaaaCAATTGTATGCAACATATAACAGGGGTTTATAGgggcatttttttaatttttattatgaattttttcaataataaattattttataaaatagatatttattattcattcaTTATGTTAATCATGTTTTTAttctataattatataaataaatttataattgaaATATAAGTGAACCATTCCAACAAcatcatatttatgcagatcataataatataaatatattttttaattgtacTTTTGAGTTTAGTTacctataataataaatgaatttacttatttatcattttaataCTTATATAGAGTTTTAAAATCAGGTTCATAGAATCTGAACCACCAAATAAagttattaataaatttatcatataaataatcgttttttcttttaaaacaaaataaattaacaaaaaaataaattaataaatgacaTATGGTCGGCTTACATaagtttgtatatatttaataatcaCATTTTCTCATCAACTCAACAActtcttttttcatttatcaTACAGTCCATGTGGTATTGGGATATGaaatcataataaatattttcaccCAAATTACCATATTAAACGTTGCAATTATTCAAATCGATGTTGTCTTATAGAATCAAATCGGCACTTTGGATTCATCTTTCGATGTCGATtccaatattttatcaattgATCTATAAACCATTAATCATAAATTAACAATAAACACAAAAAGTGCATAGTTCAACATATTTACTATTAAGTTATATTAACACGAAATCCAATTATTATAAGTTTTcctatactttttttaataatttatttcctatacatatttaaaacaattacttaaactaatatattatcaaattatacAGAATTAAACATAATTTAACACTTAACTATAACCCGAATATGGGTTCCACAAACACAACTTTAACCCTGATTCACAACATAAAAacatacataaaatatataataaatatacatatataactttatgttttattgattacattatttaaatattcttataAACCCAAAAATTATGTTCCAAATTATGGCCAAAAATTGATTATTTCCAAATAGTCAGccttaatatatatcaataattattactattcCTGGAATAATCACTCTCTTCgagtaataaataattatacacTTTCCTCTTTgctttttttcgtttttctcttaaatattgtttttgaGATCGTTTACCAAatccaaataatgaatactaatataaaaatggtaatcgtatatacattttttgataatcccatataaagaattacaaaaataaattttaaagattatatttttaaattcctttttatttaccttaTAAGCAAATTCCAAGAAAATAGGTATTgcaacaaatataaatgtaattGGAATTAACGTAACTTTTATTGAAAAACCTCGTGGATAAACTGGGAGGGATGGAAAATTggtacattttttttgtaaattgttataatcagttgataatatagataataTTTGACTATATAGACTGTCATCAATACCagtatcattattattaagaagtacttcatatttttcagcAAAATCGTTAGCATAATCCAAATTTTTTTCGCAATCCGGATGTTCATCACTAATTTGAtcatacaaataatataatatattaaatgggGCTTCAagtttaaatatatcattaatattcatatccatcaaatctttttttttatctataaTTGCCTTATAAGTCAGACCATCACCACCATTTATATTctcattataataattatttgtatctatataacttttataaaaatcacttaattttttgattataGGATtatcctttatttttagtttATAACTTAACCATAAAATAGCGTATTCGGCAAGTTTATCATCGTCTAAATTACACTTTgtctttaaattttctagcaaataaataacacCAGAACTAATCATTTCATAATAACCACTACATTTATCATTGTTTTTTGGTTTATCCTTGTAATCACAATAATTGTGGATTGCTTCATTATTTACTTTAGTTTGTGTTCCATCatcttcatcatcatcaAAATAGCCATTGATCGTAACAAATTCTTTATactacaaatatattttatgaattaaacaaaaaaacgtattaatataaatattaatcaaatgaaaatcaatataatttatggaCGATACAACATATAAAACACATGCgaagataatattttatttaaaaattgtataccACATCCTCAATCTTATAACTTGGGTTTCTCATAATTTGGAGATTATGAgggataataatatttatatatattacgtAAATATTTGTTGTATCTATTTAAGCTCTTTACATAGTAATTATATTTCGTTAAACATgttatacttatttatgGCAATTATCTAAATAACCTTAAATGGATAGTTGCTTAATATACTTTTaccatatgtatatatgatacatttatacaaaaaatgctattattactataatccttaaaaatacataaatagttatttaataagatatattacatttttatatacttgtttcttatatatagtatagATTTTTCTAAGATTatagtatttttaaattaagtTACATACTCAATTTTCTATTCAAATtagataaatttatattatttgtttaatatagataaattcataaccaattttaataaatccaataactttatttttattcctataaactcaatttaaaaatatatcttatttggtaattttataatatattttacgcaccttttatactatttaaAACGAAAATTAGCACTAAACCCGTATTTGTTGAGCTATTTATAATCTTAATTAATTCTTTGAATgcatattgtttttaaaataatacttaGCAAATATTAGTTTATAACACATAAATAACTATTGATGCAAGTTTAAAGTATAATTGAAAACTAAGT
This portion of the Plasmodium chabaudi chabaudi strain AS genome assembly, chromosome: 3 genome encodes:
- a CDS encoding fam-a protein, with protein sequence MNKFYIQIVLFILSIFIYANNEALAADAAQIKSAQPKFKKRYPTSREIYENNKHLLCTNPEETIEAEKLMKEVVKHLEYHATSKDGYRLHQYDSYSGVDFYIKKHNDTNVEKIQYKVYSSNKYNKVISEIWDPDSNTFLDNGSDKVKIERVYNPNLVLIQQRYKNGPLSREKYFYALVKKVQISHDTTIIAMVSPNVNDHHPSNIKYKNPIIENANSFKIDIDSEDYIRRGKLKKTFVNIAGYYIQKCCTHVDVTYVESITGRSFF
- a CDS encoding CIR protein; this translates as MSKKLCGLIIGIDNGIIVKLNGSNVQIKNDTTFNDYCPNEGMKTNGECDSNIQNVNFAIIKLLTYFKSVVDDILEDNKLSEYAILWLCYKINLMSYDGIRNLNDFHNKYIKDKESDIQKMVDVEAYNIYMDFINKNQDLMNMDINGISNFYAPLKSLCNMYNKFDAKNNSCAKCSEDAKEFVEKYNQFNEDPSVIGNQSYRKILTILFNDYDNLKNKCKDSSSLPTIEQIQYSVKGSEKGSEFASSSSSITIKLIPVLLTFTIPFFLRIAYKYSLFGFGKRSQKQYLGKRLKK
- a CDS encoding CIR protein, which translates into the protein MDNLCKVINRLDRKITVKVDNLIAMIEFDKIQSKYCTAKDEEGTCYSYEAIISSYFITLLNHFKSCNDNNLENDKLAQYAVLWLCHKLNKNSQNGVSNLKDIYDVYIKDNKKDIEKMSGEAYNSCKDIINKKIYSMPIDIKEMSRLYEALKALCKLYTECDEKKEKYTSCSRDAQDFANEFNKLNDDNRITENNLYSQILYALFNDYNSFKNGCAKNCSSCNDVPTLSEIKAPPSSSIPRKLIPVLLTFSIPFFLGIAYKNSLFGFHKRVQRKHLRERLKK
- a CDS encoding CIR protein, translated to MRNPSYKIEDVYKEFVTINGYFDDDEDDGTQTKVNNEAIHNYCDYKDKPKNNDKCSGYYEMISSGVIYLLENLKTKCNLDDDKLAEYAILWLSYKLKIKDNPIIKKLSDFYKSYIDTNNYYNENINGGDGLTYKAIIDKKKDLMDMNINDIFKLEAPFNILYYLYDQISDEHPDCEKNLDYANDFAEKYEVLLNNNDTGIDDSLYSQILSILSTDYNNLQKKCTNFPSLPVYPRGFSIKVTLIPITFIFVAIPIFLEFAYKYSLFGFGKRSQKQYLREKRKKAKRKVYNYLLLEESDYSRNSNNY